One genomic window of Sphingomonas sp. C3-2 includes the following:
- a CDS encoding sulfate ABC transporter substrate-binding protein, whose protein sequence is MRFTRTATTLAALIGIAILPGCSGEKAGGAGAVQVLNVSYDPTRELYKDVNAAFARQWKAEHGTEVSFNMSHGGSGKQSRAVIDGLEADVVTLALAYDVDAIAQKSGLIDAGWQARLPDNSAPYTSTIVFLVRKGNPKGIKDWGDLVKPGVQVITPNPKTSGGARWNFLAAWAYGRKAGGSEQAAQRYVTQLFQNVPVLDSGARGATTTFVERGIGDVLLAWENEAWLAEKELGSGKFEIVAPSISILAEPSVAVVDANVRKHGTAEVAEAYLRFLYTAQGQELIAKHFYRPRDPAVAAKYAATFPKLNLVTIDNDFGGWGAAQKKYFDDGGVFDTIFAALKR, encoded by the coding sequence ATGAGATTCACCAGGACCGCCACCACGCTCGCCGCGCTGATCGGAATCGCGATTCTGCCGGGGTGTTCGGGGGAAAAGGCCGGCGGCGCCGGCGCGGTTCAGGTGCTCAACGTCTCCTATGATCCGACGCGTGAGCTCTACAAGGATGTGAACGCCGCCTTTGCGCGCCAGTGGAAGGCCGAGCACGGCACCGAGGTCAGCTTCAACATGAGCCATGGCGGCTCGGGCAAGCAGTCGCGCGCGGTGATCGACGGGCTCGAGGCCGATGTGGTCACGCTCGCGCTCGCCTATGACGTCGACGCGATCGCGCAGAAATCGGGGCTTATCGACGCCGGCTGGCAGGCGCGCCTGCCCGACAACAGCGCGCCTTATACTTCGACGATCGTCTTCCTCGTGCGCAAGGGCAATCCCAAGGGGATCAAGGACTGGGGCGATCTGGTGAAGCCCGGCGTCCAGGTGATCACCCCCAACCCCAAAACCAGCGGCGGTGCGCGCTGGAACTTCCTTGCCGCCTGGGCCTATGGCCGCAAGGCTGGCGGGTCCGAACAGGCGGCGCAGCGCTATGTGACGCAGCTGTTCCAGAACGTTCCCGTGCTCGATTCGGGCGCGCGTGGCGCCACCACCACCTTTGTCGAACGCGGCATCGGCGATGTGCTGCTGGCGTGGGAGAACGAGGCCTGGCTCGCCGAAAAGGAACTCGGCAGCGGCAAGTTCGAAATCGTCGCCCCCTCGATCTCGATCCTCGCCGAACCCTCGGTCGCGGTGGTCGACGCCAATGTCCGCAAGCACGGCACCGCCGAGGTGGCCGAGGCCTATCTGCGCTTCCTCTACACCGCTCAGGGGCAGGAACTCATCGCCAAGCATTTCTACCGCCCGCGCGACCCGGCGGTCGCGGCGAAATATGCCGCCACCTTCCCCAAGCTCAATCTCGTCACGATCGACAATGATTTTGGCGGCTGGGGCGCGGCGCAAAAGAAATATTTCGACGATGGCGGGGTGTTCGACACGATCTTCGCCGCGCTGAAGCGCTGA